The Poecilia reticulata strain Guanapo linkage group LG13, Guppy_female_1.0+MT, whole genome shotgun sequence genome has a segment encoding these proteins:
- the st14a gene encoding ST14 transmembrane serine protease matriptase a has protein sequence MADPMESGIKYMPKLDKEYESVQFLQTGDSKKLEKGPGKTGAVIGVVIFAVVVALMTGLLVWHFHFRKNEYAKRIYIGSMKIQNQAFDNAYENSDTPEFKALAEKVQQQLKTIYSIDPKLKKYYVNSTVNAFSEGVVAYYMSEFKVPVGEEKSVDGAIAVLNQQETRGFPMKGKSRSNLEFTDMKTSVIDARMSLTTYKNQAKFKIHTEPDRNVKIETTGFPAKSYEPNTFTQWELRGDEGTIIKLEFDAMYLEENCSNDFVKIYDSLVPIENRALEELCEHYSPSEPLTFYSSGNVMLVTMATNDKYNFPGFRAYVSQVPPATLRKTCSTKLTGPKGTFSTPNFPNYYPPNIKCDWEIEVPSDKVVKVTFKKLLLAEPGQENGKNCDKDYVMIDKNKKLCGDHQDGNIFEIGTTNKMTLEFLSDHSYVDRGFQAEYEAIDPVDPCPGKFHCRNGLCISQNLTCDGWNDCGDMSDEKNCKCKGDSLLTCGSGLCKPLFWKCDGVDDCGDGTDERDCGACETGYITCTNKKCVSEKKQCDGKDDCGDNSDELNCKKNSEVQCTESTYKCKNGKCIDKKNPVCDGSSDCEDGSDEENCACGRKKLRSSTRIVGGEDAAQGEFPWQVSLHFQTYGHVCGASIISENWLVTAAHCVQSDASHRFGEPAKWEVYLGLHDQRKIESFVVKRKLKQIISNPNYNPNTFNNDIALMELDSPIKFSDYIQPICLPNNDYKVPVGETVFITGFGATREGGTAAKVLQKAEVRIINYSECNKLMSYRLTSKMFCAGVLTGGVDACQGDSGGPLNILEGDYMLLAGVVSWGDGCARRNKPGIYTTVSEFRGWIKEKTGV, from the exons ATGGCGGATCCCATGGAAAGTGGAATAAAATACATGCCAAAATTG gataAAGAGTATGAGTCTGTGCAGTTTCTGCAAACGGGGGATAGCAAAAAGCTGGAGAAGGGTCCGGGGAAGACGGGCGCTGTGATCGGCGTGGTGATCTTCGCTGTTGTTGTTGCTCTCATGACCGGACTGCTGGTCTGGCATTTCCACT tccgtAAAAACGAATACGCCAAAAGGATATACATCGGCTCAATGAAGATCCAGAACCAGGCGTTTGACAACGCCTATGAGAACTCGGATACACCCGAGTTCAAGGCCTTGGCTGAAAAGGTGCAGCAGCAG CTGAAAACTATTTACTCCATCGATCCAAAGCTGAAGAAATACTACGTCAACTCGACAGTTAACGCATTCAG TGAGGGTGTTGTCGCTTACTACATGTCTGAGTTTAAAGTGCCTGTGGGGGAAGAAAAATCTGTTGACGGTGCCATAGCTGTTTTGAACCAGCAAGAAACGAGAGGATTTCCAATGAAGGGGAAATCAAGAAGCAACCTGGAGTTTACAGACATGAAGACCTCTG TTATAGATGCCAGAATGTCGCTAACAACATATAAGA atcaagcaaagtttaaaatacacacagagcCCGACAGGAATGTTAAGATCGAGACCACAGGTTTCCCCGCCAAATCGTATGAACCGAACACCTTCACACAGTGGGAGCTGCGAGGTGACGAAGGAACCATCATCAAGCTCGAGTTTGACGCCATGTATCTGGAAGAAAACTGCTCTAATGACTTTGTGAAAATCTATGACTCCCTGGTGCCAATAGAGAACCGCGCTTTGGAAGA GTTGTGTGAACACTATTCACCCAGTGAACCTCTGACGTTTTATTCTTCTGGAAATGTCATGCTGGTTACAATGGCCACAAACGACAAATACAACTTCCCAGGATTTCGGGCATATGTTTCACAAGTGCCACCGGCAACTTTAC GTAAGACCTGCAGTACCAAACTAACGGGTCCAAAGGGGACCTTCTCTACTCCCAACTTTCCAAACTACTATCCTCCTAACATTAAGTGTGATTGGGAAATAGAG GTGCCAAGCGATAAGGTGGTGAAAGTTACATTCAAAAAGCTCCTGTTGGCTGAGCCAGGGCAGGAAAACGGCAAGAACTGTGACAAAGACTACGTGATGAttgataaaaacaagaa ACTGTGTGGAGACCACCAGGATGGGAATATATTTGAAATCGGCACAACCAACAAAATGACTTTGGAGTTTCTCTCCGATCACTCCTATGTGGACAGAGGCTTCCAAGCAGAGTACGAGGCCATTGACCCCGTAGATC CTTGCCCTGGTAAGTTCCACTGCAGAAATGGTCTGTGTATCTCCCAAAACCTCACGTGTGACGGCTGGAACGACTGTGGAGACATGAGTGACGAGAAGAACTGCA AGTGCAAAGGGGACTCACTCTTGACTTGTGGAAGTGGGCTCTGTAAGCCCTTGTTCTGGAAGTGTGACGGCGTGGATGACTGTGGAGATGGGACAGATGAGCGCGATTGTG GCGCATGTGAAACTGGATACATCACGTGCACGAATAAAAAATGTGTCTCTGAGAAGAAACAATGCGACGGAAAAGACGACTGTGGAGATAATTCAGATGAGCTCAACTGTAAAAAAA ATTCTGAGGTACAATGCACAGAGTCTACATACAAATGCAAGAATGGCAAATGCATTGATAAGAAGAACCCAGTATGTGACGGATCGTCCGACTGTGAAGATGGATCTGATGAGGAGAACTGCG cctgtggaaggaaaaaattaCGGTCGTCGACACGTATTGTGGGCGGAGAAGACGCCGCACAAGGGGAGTTTCCGTGGCAAGTCAGCCTTCACTTCCAGACTTACGGACATGTGTGCGGAGCGTCCATCATCAGTGAAAACTGGCTGGTCACTGCTGCCCACTGTGTGCAAAGTGACGCTAGCCATAG ATTCGGAGAGCCTGCGAAATGGGAGGTTTACCTCGGTCTTCATGACCAACGGAAGATTGAGTCGTTTGTTGTAAAAAGGAAGCTGAAGCAGATCATATCTAACCCTAACTACAACCCTAACACCTTTAACAACGACATCGCCCTGATGGAGCTGGACAGCCCCATCAAATTCTCAGATTACATTCAGCCCATCTGCTTACCAAACAACGACTACAAGGTTCCAGTCGGCGAAACTGTGTTCATCACAGGGTTTGGAGCAACGAGAGAGGGAG gaACTGCTGCGAAGGTCCTCCAGAAAGCTGAAGTCCGAATCATAAACTATAGCGAGTGTAATAAATTAATGAGCTACCGTCTCACATCCAAGATGTTTTGTGCTGGAGTCCTGACAGGAGGAGTGGATGCTTGTCAG GGAGATTCTGGTGGACCTCTGAACATTCTGGAAGGTGATTATATGTTACTGGCAGGAGTGGTCAGTTGGGGCGACGGCTGCGCTCGTAGGAATAAACCAGGGATCTACACCACAGTCAGTGAATTTCGTGGCTGGATCAAGGAGAAGACTGGAGTCTAG